From the Chanodichthys erythropterus isolate Z2021 chromosome 9, ASM2448905v1, whole genome shotgun sequence genome, the window CAGTTAAAACTGCATTGAATTTCACTGAGAATGTGGGAGTAATATATAGAAATCGTAATTTTAAATTCAGTCCCTAATAAACAAGCCATTTCTCCATTTCTATACCCATGGGAATACAAAAATAAGGATATTTATTTAGCcaagaccagtggttcccaaccctaatcctggagtacccccagcactgcacattttagatGTCTCCCTTATCAAACACACCTACTTCAACTCGTCAGATCACTagtaaagactccaagacctcagatTGGTGTGTAAGATAAGAGAGACATCAAAAATGTGTGGTGTTGGAAGTACTCCAGCAGGATcaaggttgggaaccactgaaaTAGACAACTATAGGCCtctcaggggtgtccaaacctgCTCCTGAAGGGCCActgttctgcagagtttagctccaaaactaattaaacacacctgagcTAATCAGGGTCATCAGACTCACTAGAAAACTTccaggggtgtgtttcccaaaagcatcgttagccaactatggtcctaagtcccattgaactctattgataacgacagaacttgcgaccatagttcgctttgggaaacgtaCCAATGGTAAGTGTgttagagctaaactctgcaggatgtTGGCCTTCCAGGATTGGACTCCCCTGCTCTACATAaatcaaattacatttatattcaaagtgacataaaaaaaaaagaataaaagtaGATGCAATCAATATGTCTTTTAAAATGATCTAAAAATTTACTCACATGGCAACATAGGCGATGATCAATAACTGTATTAGTCTGAAGAGGGCTCCAACTCTTTTGCTACTAATAACCAACGTTACAGGTGTTTCATAATCAAAAAAACAGTGGAAGCAAGCACTGCAGCAGTCCTTACAACCCATTGCTGAAGAAATGTCCACTATAAAACCACAGTACTTGATGTAAGGTCAGAACACTGTGTCCTCCTGTAGCCTTACATCTACCACACTTCTCAACAGAATTTACACATGCTTTGAATGTAATTTCTTATCATACAGGAATAATGGAAGTGTTAAGATATGCGTTGATAGCCACCTGCACGTATTTGGTTAAACGCCCGTTAGATATCCAGTAGCATTTGCACTCAGCACATTTGCAAGCCAATGTCTATAACCGTGTAAAACCCATGTAAATCAAGTGGTTAAATCCTCTCCGCCATGCATGACCAACAGCTCCTGAACACCTTATATGCTCTAATTATAACAGAAAATACACAGATATGTCCTTACTGTAGTATGTCTTAGTACTTGACAGTTCATTTAGTGTGACCTATAAACAGTGTTGGGTTCGAGTCCACCAGTCGACTCAGAGTCATATCCGAGTCTAAAAGGGGCAAAGTCCGAGTCGAGTCTAACTAAACAAAACTGCATTTCATTAAGTCAGCatcttttcttatttttttaaaccttaacttatataaaaaaaaaaataataataatatgtaaagGTAACAAAAGCAAACCTCTATTGCATCTTGCCATTTGCCAAACTTAAAGTCATGTAATGGATAATGGAAGTTATGACTGACTTGATTACTGTATTGtgacatttctgagtgaaacagaaGTTTTTGAATGTAAAAAGCTATAGGGTGGGACTTGACTTATTCATCAATACAGATGTTTAAATTAAAAGCGGGGGTGGTAATTGGGGTAGCTTAGTGAATGGGAACAGCCTATTGGGACCTAAGAGCTGAAAATGCAGTGGTAAGGGGATAGAAGAAGGGACAGAAGTACAGTCTTTACAATGGCATGCACTGTATAAAGGTCCTACATATAATTTCCATAGCTCAGGGCCAACACAAAACTGTTTAATTTTTGAATGCATTTATGACATATGAACAAATTACATTATTGGAAGCTTACTGTGAGGATGCCTGCATATAATTACTCTATATTTCCATATTTACCATAGTTAAAAGCTATAGTATTAATTAGTATATAAAAATGAGGGATTTTCTGTTGTTTCTGAATTTTGATCCATGTAAACTACTGCTTCAAAGATCTTAGAAATATCCTTTTCCTTTGAAATTAGAAGCTGCCaccatgtttgttttttaaaaagtaatttcatTACAACAGAaaaaactattagcctaaatcaTGCAAGTAAAACGTTCAAGCAAAAGaacaaatatatcaaaaataaacTTGAATAAACTGTTTCATGTAGGTCTATAGTATAGGCTACTACAGAAATAACCTACTAGACACTTAACCCAATCTTCACACTATCCATGAAATATAAATGCTCATTGTTTAAAGTTACTCAGCCAAGAGCAGTgaataatttttcttttgttgtttgattatcatTAAGGACATAGACAGCAGCAGATTTATTAGTTTCCctactgtttatgttcacttataCTCGAGTCGGAGTATCCCAGCTCTACCGATGAACAGAGTATACAagattataaacattttaacaaaaaagaCCACCTCAGAAAGACTCACAGAATCGAAACAAATAGCAAAATCACCCATTTATTATCCAAAGCATAAaaagaacaatataaaataGATCAAACCTAAATGCtggtaaaattataaaaaaagggGTATCAATATAAAACTAGCGTCTCTTCTGGAATATGTTCCCTCGTCCTGGTCCACCACGCCCACGTCCTCTGGCAGCCACTGCAAAAACATTAATGCAAACAAAGTTTGTCATTTTATAacacaaaatataaatgtctcattaattctatatatatatatatatataaaaaaaacatgtttctgaTGTAAGATGTGTTCAAGAAGCTGTATATACCTTGGGCTTTGAGAATAGCTGCTTTTCCTCGACCTGCACCAGCTGCCTGATTTTTGTTCTTCATACTCTTTAACATAGGAGCATTTTTCAGCATGTCGGGCAGGATGAGAAACCTGATTTTACTGCCACGAATATACACCTGTTCCAACTGAGATACACGGCCATCCCTGTATGTGACTGTGATATTTGCCATCTGGAGGAAATTGAAGATAGAAAATAAAGGATAAGGTAAACTTTCTAACAAGACAACAGACAGAGGGGTGCTTTCATTTTGTGCAAACCTTATtatgaattaaaagaataatatCCAACGCAAAGACTGATAGAACTACAAACTAAACTCTACTTATAGAATAAAATCTATAGgggaaaataaagcatattttagaTGATATGCATTTAATTTCACGCATTAAAATTAGTTTGCAATACAAATACCAAGTACCTGGCAGTTCATGTTGTCCTCAGCCTCGATTAGTTTGCCCCTGTAAACCTCCCCAGTGTTGGTTTCACAGGTCACTATGTGTCCCTCTGCTTCGTGAAGAACTTTGATGGGCACTCCAATCGACATCTTAACAAGTTATCTATGAACtgtaagagagagaaaataagaCACTGCAGAACATTTGGCAGATGAGAAATAACTTCGACAAAAGGTAAATCTTTGTATTACAAGGAGGAGAACGATAATGGAAGTTGAGTAGACTAAATGAATGACACCGACACAAGATCTTGAGGTTTCTCATAAACAAGCAAGAAAAATCCCACACAACTAGAGTTAATTATTGAACATAAATCTACAAATAATTACCGACAAACACGTTCCAGTTTTCtttctaatttttttctcaaagaaatgaataaaaactcaCCCAAACGTACACCAAACGTCCACAAACAGTTTTGTCTTCGGCGTTCAGTAGAATTTCCGGAGATTCTATTGTACTGGAGACACgcactgccacctactggactGAATGACGGAACAAACGTTTCTTATTACCAAACTTTATTTTCGCTTTTTGAGGGTAACCAAagattaaaatacatatattaacTCAACTTTTGTTTAATTTGATATGCTTATAAGTTCCTTAAAAtagaatataattatataatttaaatcagTTAAGTTTAGAAGTTCTGTAAATATCTTGGTtcgtctttttatttttatgttgacTAGAAATACATACGTACATAAATCTGTATAGTATTCACTCAGTGGGTGAATTTCAATGGCGAGCTGTTCAAAACAGTATTTCCATCTTTTATCAACATAATAGCCTCCAAACGCTATGCAAATTTCATGCATAAATAGTGAGATTTTCTGCATGTTTAAgatataaaatagaaataagTCCTCAAATAGGGTCCCCCCAATGAATCTAGGCCATTTCCACCATTGTATAAACATAAGCCatataaacataatataaatacattttagtttgaaGGTGGCGTCTTGCTGTCATTTCTCGTCTTTCCAGCAGAGGACGCAGTTCTCCCTATTCTCAATGCGCTGACGCTCACTTGCATTTGGATTGACAGGAAGTGAAACATTCATCCCTGGGAATGACCACAAGGCGTGGGTTAAACAAGTCGAGTTTGTAGCTGTTTTACCTCTTTTCTCCAACAGCCTCTCAGCATCTCTCATCGAGCTGAAGATGGACAGATTTCAGCGTGTCTGATGTAGAGGACAGGAGGGCAACGGCTGTCCGGCTAACCCTGCTAGCAGACAGTCTTCATGAATCAAGTCCTGATATTAAACATCACTGAAACACAACAACAGAGATaaagagagacacacacacacacagactgcaTCATGAACGGTAAGTTTGTGTTAAATTACATTCAAATGCTACGTCTTAGATGGCTGGTAACTGTTTAACCCAACTAGCATTATAATCAATCATGATCCTTCTCTGACATACAATACTGGACGAAATACACAACCCGGATATATTACATTTCAATGAACAGTTCATGTATTGAGCTGCTTGTGTTTAACTTTAAGTTGTTAATCACTCTAATTGAcctgtttttaaaaaagagTTTGTTTTACATGAATAAAATGAGTGGCTCAGCCTCGATATAATTCAGTTCACAACCAAAACTAATTTGTCCTCAAAACTTATGATAATGTGAATAGATCAAAAGCTGCTCATTGTGGCACAGTGACATTGCCAACTTCTTTTCTGACCTTGTTCTGCCAGATGATGTGATGCTAAACGTACCGGTCATCCGGCAGCTGTATCACTGGGATTGTGGCTTGGCCTGTTCGAGAATGGTCCTGGAGTAAGTATGAATCCTAAGTGATGCATTATCCTGCAACAATTACCCTAATgatacatatttacatatttatattaacTCTTCTTTGTGTGTGCAGGTATTTACATCCAGTAAGTGAGGAGGAATTTCAGAGAGCGTGTTTGGACTTGGAGTTCACAGAGAGCGTGTGGACTATTGACTTGGCTTATCTCATGTGTAAGCTGGGGGTCAGACACTGCTTCTGCACACAGACTCTCGGCGTGGACAAGGGCTTCAGGAACCAGGTGTGTTACAGTCATGATCACTGAGGATAGAGTGCAAGCTTTGTGTCAAATTATGGGtgtttcagttcattttttcaaaaaaaaaaaaagaaaagacaatGTTAAAGCATTAGTTTTTATGATTGAGGAGCTGTAATTTGTCAAAGGATCAGTCTTGACTCAGATGTTATAACTGATCACCTTGGCACTGTTTCCTGTGTTCTCCTGCTTCAGTCTTTCTACAAAAAGCATTTTGAAAAGGAGGAGGACAGAGTGAATGAACTCTTTATGAATGCTGAAAGCAAAGGAGTCCTCGTGAAGAAATGGTGAGGTTTTTCCACATTtgtcactttttcttttttttttgttctgtgaAGCATGCTGTCATTTTGTGCTTGATATACAGGATTACCACTGTCATGGAAAACCTAGAAATATTAGACAAAAAATTGTGGAAATTaatgaaatttttaaaaaagacaatataaatttaaattatttctaGTTTGTCAAGTTATGCTCAGCTTAAAATGTTTGATCCATCTCTATAATACgaatataaaacaatgtttaTGCTGTAATCAAACATGACTGGAAAACTCATTGCAAATCATTGGTCAAAAAATAGCCATGCACAATATATCAGTTATTGGACCGTATCGTGgactatttttaatttattgctATCGGTGATATTGTgtttaattatgcatttaatcATGAACATTTCCTCTTATTTTTACTAAAGCGACTCACTCACATTGCATCAAAGGCATTTTTTTCTCCGTTCATGCATTcacctgggaatcaaacccattcCCCATGGCACTGTTTGTCACGTTCTACAGATGTAGCAATGGGAATGCTTAAAATCAATCgaaaacatttgattttaattccatttagacaaaatagtatcaaatttcagccatttttccttgtgtatatatatttcctGTTCCATCGTATCTGAAATTTACAAGATTTTATCAAAGCATATGTCAGCTGAAACTCCTGTGCAGTGCATGAAGAAATCTGATCACATCTGTCTCTTGTAGCTCTGTTACAGTTCAAGAGATTCAGAGCCACCTGGAGCAGGGTCATGTGGCCATCGTGCTGGTCAATGCAGTGGTGCTGGTGTGTGAGCTGTGCTCCACGCCTGTCAAATACTGCTGTTTCCTCCCTGTGGGTCAGAAGTGCTTCTGCAGGAAGCCAGATTACCAGGGCCACTTCGTGGTGGTGTGTGGATTTAACCGCAATACCGGCAGCATCTTCTACAACAATCCCGCCTACTCGGACCGTATGTATTGAGTTTGGATAAGTCTTAATACCAGTTTTGCTTTTGAAACTGCTTTTAAACCAATTGACATTAAACCAAGTGGCATTTTTTTAAGAACagcacaagtgtgtgtgtgtgtgtgtgtgtgtgtgtgtgtgtgtgtgtgtgtgtatattatgtgtatatatgtatatatgactCTGATAAGGACCAAGTTGTTATGGTGAGGCAACTGGGTCAAAATATCTCAGAAATGACAAGGCTTGTATGTTGCTCCCGGTCAGCAGTGGTGAGAATTTATCAAGTGGTCCGAAAGGGAAAACCACAAACCGGCAGGGTGTTGGGTGCCAAAGGCTCATTGCTCATTGATGGTCTGAGCCAACAGAAGGtcaactaatatatatatatatatactgttggTCCTGtaggttgtgaggtggagcctccatggatcgaacttgtttgttcagcacatcccacagatgctcagttggattgagatctgggtaatatatggaagtaaattaatgccaaatgtttttgaaataaaaagcttgttgaattgctctaactgaaaacaaatatgcactacattagctgtacttgcatttagatgcactgtatttttaaggcttgcatttttatgggatgaaattcaacatggtcgtatatttaagctgtgaatatttcaattaaaaatatttcacacacattttcattatcaaaaattcaataattcatattcacctttcaaatttcacttccaagatatttattctgtctaaaaatacaacctataaaattcaactagcaattttcagtccattttatttcgctttacaaattcgcttccacaaattcagtggctcaaattcggcagaaaattcaacatttcacatccgggaactgcaggaagagcagtagagtgccgatgcatcatctctatctgctgttagtctgcttcaccagcaggtgccgctagcggctgtttacaAAGACGAGCAAcggctagtaagtcatcattcattcataaaaacggatttacagaattagagcaagcataagtgaatatgtgatgattatcagggccagtataaatgcagaaaagctgataaagacacaaaaactgcatttatgtttaattcagtgtatttacgcttactttcccagtgtagctacagctttctgtacagtgaacaagataacgttattgcccgatgttggtgtacagatcaaacgttaaatctgagatagacatatatttctctctgttgtttagtttccttaactttatatcgcggcgctgtgttgtaatactagggcttccctcatccgtcataggattgccctgccatcaggacaaaaactcttaacacagcttaatggactcgtacagtgatataaaagaccaaactcgcacctcatttgtgatgtaggttagactatataggctccaagaaagcagatactggcataaagttgatttgacgctgaacgtttgattatgatactcgcaaatttagggaccgtctctaaagttacgacatttggtattcacgtttctaccaaactcttgtagacacacatgcacatatacatattcaaacacacctcactcaaagtacatgcatatatatatactatttatttatttatttatttattttttttacacgttcatcacacttttttttactttgttcattttttattttacctgatcatagattatcctgcttatacaaattttaaataaaatttagaaataaaattaactaagtagaactaattgtgtgatgaatgtgtaaaaaaaagaaaaagtatatgtgcatgtactttgagttgagtgtgtttgaatatgtgtgtgtgtgtgtgtgtgtgtgagagagagagagagagagagagagagagagagagagagagaagggtgcatcactctttgacctggcacct encodes:
- the snrpd3 gene encoding small nuclear ribonucleoprotein Sm D3, whose protein sequence is MSIGVPIKVLHEAEGHIVTCETNTGEVYRGKLIEAEDNMNCQMANITVTYRDGRVSQLEQVYIRGSKIRFLILPDMLKNAPMLKSMKNKNQAAGAGRGKAAILKAQVAARGRGRGGPGRGNIFQKRR
- the gucd1 gene encoding protein GUCD1; the encoded protein is MNDDVMLNVPVIRQLYHWDCGLACSRMVLEYLHPVSEEEFQRACLDLEFTESVWTIDLAYLMCKLGVRHCFCTQTLGVDKGFRNQSFYKKHFEKEEDRVNELFMNAESKGVLVKKCSVTVQEIQSHLEQGHVAIVLVNAVVLVCELCSTPVKYCCFLPVGQKCFCRKPDYQGHFVVVCGFNRNTGSIFYNNPAYSDRVCCTSFSNFEEARRSYGTDEDILFIYKDD